A segment of the Desulfitobacterium dehalogenans ATCC 51507 genome:
AAAAACGACAGGATGGTCGTTTAAGAGGTGAAATATAACGTTGATAAACCCGAATTAAACCAACCAATAAATTTTTCATCAATCAACGTTCCTTCATAACCTTTGCTTTATATAAGCTTTTCAAAAGACTATTTTCTACTTGAGAATAGGAAACTCCTTTAATTGAAGAACGAGCAATACAAATTATTTGAGTATTTTCTTTAATCTCGGGAAGATGGAGTCGAATAACCTCTCGCATCAAACGCTTAGCCCGATTACGGACAACAGCATTACCCACCTTCTTGGAAG
Coding sequences within it:
- the rnpA gene encoding ribonuclease P protein component codes for the protein MLQRKFRLRQKSLYRKVFAQGKSFSGKVVVIYVAEGPSRFGFIASKKVGNAVVRNRAKRLMREVIRLHLPEIKENTQIICIARSSIKGVSYSQVENSLLKSLYKAKVMKER